The genomic interval GATGTATCCTGAAACTCATCAACCAGAATATGGTGTATCTGATAGTCCAGGCGCAGTGCCAGATTGGTGGGCTCAGCCTCACTGCCAAGGGCCTGGAGGGCACGCCGTGCAATCTCGTTATGGTCAACTACACCCTTCTCTTCAAACCACCCCATCAACTCAATCTGAGCTATCAACAACACCTGAAACAGTGAGGTGATAGTCTCCCACTGTGAATCCTCATAACGTACTGGTGGCAGCAGTGGAATCTGCTGAATTGCCACAGCTGCCTCATGATCTGATTCAACTGTCTGCAGCAGGGAGAGCATAAGCTGCTTTAACTTGCCCCCTGCAGCTCCAGGGGGGAAGCCGTTATTCTTGTTCCAGCTATTTTTCGATACCCTGAACTTCTCACCACCCTTGAGAAAGAGCGACGCAATCCCCTGCCACTGGGGCAGAGAGAAGGCATCTGCCTCTGGCAACCTATCCATGGCAGCACAGGCAGAGACAGGCTGATTGTTGGCACCACTATTCACAACCTCCGCAGCAGAGGCGGCAAGAGTGACTAGCTGGTCAACCCCGCTCTCCCCCAAAACTCTCAACAACCCATTCCTGGCGTTCTGTAGTGACTGCTCAACCGCCGTACAGAGTGTCTGCTCCAGTGAGTCACGATCAACCACACCACCCACCCCCGCGGCCACATGCGGCAGCCACTGATCACGATGTCCCAACATATCTGTCAACATGCGCTCAAGCTGGCCTACATCATTATCCAGCCATGCCAAAAGCTGAGCTACTGCAGCCCTATCCTTTTTCTCAAGATGCTGAATTGTTCGTCTGGCTGCTCCGGAAAATGCCTCTTCTGCATCATCGCTGATTCCTGGAACCCCCCCAAATGCCGCCATTACCGGCATCTGTCGAACCAGCTTTGCATTAAGACTGTCCATGGTGCGGATCTCCAGACGCCCAGGATTAGTCAACAGCTTCCACCCTCTCTCGCTGTCCCTCTTCAGCACCTCGCTGGCCAACCGCCATGTCACTGCCTTGTGTGGTTCAGCTGGAGATCTCCTGGAGGCCGCCATCATCAATGAATCAAGCAGTCGTGTACGCATCTCTCCTGCAGCCTTGCGGGTAAAGGTGATCGCGAGGATCTCCTCCGGCTCTTTAACGCCAGCCAATAGAGAGAGAAAACGCTGAATCAGCAACTCGGTCTTTCCCGATCCGGCAGGAGCCTGAACTATTGCAGACAACTCAGGGTTTAGCACCTCCTCACGAACAGTCCTCTCCTCCTCCATCTCTATCGACTGCATCACTTCTCTGCTACCTCATACTCAACCCGACAGAGAGACTCCAGTCCACAGTACTGACAACTGTTTTTTCCCTTTAGTGGATCAACCGTCGCAACTCCCTCTCTAAACTCAACAGCCAAATCTGTTACGACAGCACGCCACTGACCAATCTGCTCTCCCCACCCCCCACTGACAACTACTTTTCGTCTTCCTCCCCTGCCCTTTCCATCAGCCCCCTTAAGCAGACTCTCATCTTCCTGCTCCCCCTTATAGGCGACCTCACCAACCTGAACCTGACCAAAGAGCACCGCAGCGACATCATCAAGCAGGGTGGTATAGAGCGGCAACTGCGGCTCTTCCGGACGCTCCCCCTGCCAACTTGCGCTACTAACCTTGCCACTTTTGTAATCAATCAACACCCTGCGTCCATCCTCCAGCCTGTCCACTCTGTCCATCTTCACCGAGATGGTTATCCCATCCAGTGCAATCGTATGCAACTGCTCCATCTCCTCAATCCTGAACTCGGCTACACGCCCTCGATCCAGCTGTAGAAAACGCATCGCGAGCCGGCTCAATCTGGCAGCTTCATTGGCTGCAAAATCATCACCCATGCGATCCTTTCTGGAGTGCCTGAACTTCTCAACTGTCTCTTCTGCCACTGCCGCAACCAGTGATCTCAATACCTGCTCATCAATCTGCTTCAACTTTATGGACGAGAGCCCCAGTTGTTGCCAACATCTTTCGAGCAGATTGTGGACCAGGGTACCCCGTTCTCGCGGATCAAGTCCAAGCTGCTCTCGCTCCACACTCTCTGCCTGCAGGCGATGGCGGACAAATGCCCTGAAGGGACATTGTGACTGGTTTGCAAGAATTGAACTTCCACCACGAACCCTTGATCCATACTGCAGAGAGAGTGCACCCTCATCAATCTCTTCCAGTGAAATGTTGTCACTATCCAGCCACCACTTTTCAACTGTAGTTTTTAGACCAAGAGATTGATAATCCATAAATGGAACATCACCAACCATGGATGTCGCCCGCAGACTCTCCTCACCACCCTCACCCTCACTGCTCTCGGCAAAACTGAAGAAGACCTTGTCTGCTGCAACAGAGAAACCGGCAACCATCTCTTCTGCTATTTTCAGATTATTGCCGCAAGCTGCCATTGGCACCTGGCCACGCTGCCACTCCAGGGAGAGAAAAGGCGAAAGCTCTCTTCTGGCTGGCCAGCTCCGATCATCCATCCCCATCACCCATAGTGCGTCATAACCTACTCCCCGTGCCTCCTCTGGAGTCACAATCTCAACAGCTGCATCAACCGCCTGGTCATACTGAATATCCATTCTGGCAAGAATCTGCCTGAACTCCAAAATAGCTGCAGAGAATGAGATGACTCCAGTAAAGTCTCCAATCGAGGAGAATCGATCCAGTCCGTCTCGCCAGCTGTTATAGGCAGCGAGAGCAATATCACTCTTCTCACCATTTTCGGCCCACTCGAAAAATGCGAGGACACGACTAAAGTTGCCTGCCCACTCGGTCGTGGTTAATCTGGCCTCACTCAACCACAACCCCTCAAGCGCCCTCAGGGCCCCAAGAAAACGTGTGGCATATATGCCGCCATCTACACTCTCCTGCTCAAAAAGGCGAATCAGCGTAGCCAGAGATACCTCTGGATTACGCCAGTGGCGCAATCTCAGCTCAAGTATCGACCTCACCTCAATCTCTGCACCCTGCAGAAGCCAGGGTGAGCGCAACAGAGATGCCGCCTCCTGCAGAGGCAGGCCTCTACCTGCCAACTCCATGAGCTGCATTGCCGTATTTATACGCGGATCCTGTAATAGAGATGGTCCAGATGAAAATCTATAGGGCAGAAGATTGTTCGACAGAGACCGAACCCTGGTCTCAGGCATCAGAATGAAGCCAAACAGCCTCTCAAGACGATTCCGCCTCCCATACAACCCTGGAACCACAACAGCAACCTTGTGGCCCGGATTATCCTGCAGATAATCTCGCAACCAGTATGCAACCGCCACCTCCTCCTCACTCTCACTGGGCAACGAACTCTTAACCACTACACTGCTTATAGATACTCCGCCCTCCTCTCTTACCTCACAGCCAAGCTCGTTCAACTGTTCAATAATTTGTCTCTCGGATCTGCTGAATTGTGATGCCCCATAGATTGAGACAGTCTCTGGCAATATCTCCATGCCCCCATCAAACAGCAGCTCTCTTAACCACTCTGCAATACGTGCATGCTCCAACAAATCATGGCGTTCACAATACTCCTTAAACTGTAACTGCCAGCGCCGGAAAAGCTCCTGCTCGTCAACATGTGAATCTATGGGGAGCCCAGCGCCTCTCTCTCTCCAGCGGTTAAATATCTGGTTAGCCACTATCGCATGCTCAACCAGATCCCCCTTACGCAGAAACGACTCCTCCCCCAACAGCTCATGCGGAATTGTCTGGCGCCAAACCACCCGTTCCTGCTCGGCAGATAACAGATGTGGAAGATCAGCCCCTCTCTGTAGTTGCCGATCCCACTGCTCTCTTATCCAGGCCGACACAGACAGGATAGCTGGGGTTTCCCATACAGCGACTCCTCTCTGCAACTGGTCATCGCCCCACCGATCCCGGAGATATCGAGCCTGTCTGGCAGTTGCAGTTAACGTAAGATTCATCCAACAGACCTTATCACCATGGAAAAAATGGATCGACAGTAAATGACGAATCAGTCCATAATTAAGCCTCCTCTAATACAACGGAATACAACTCTTATGAGCACCAACCCAGATGACAAAGGACAGATTCGTGAAATCCGCATAAACCCGATTGTCCCTAGTGAATCCGTACTGGTGGCAACCGCCCGCAGTATGCGTCCTGTAACAGAGGAGGAACAGGCCCCGCGAGATACCCGCAGCCATGTAGAGAGCTGTCCATTCTGCAGTGGAAATGAGGAGAGAACTCCTCCTGCAATAGCCACATACCCCAATGAGGATGAATGGGAGATTCGTGTCGTGGAAAATCTGTTTCCAGTACTCGGAAAGGCCAGTGATGAGACTCAGGCAAACCTTAATTTTGGCCTCCAATCTGCCATCGAGGGGTACGGTCACCATGAGGTGATGATTGACCACAACAACCATGGGGCAGTAGTCAACGATATGAGTGAAGAGCATCTAACCATGCTCTTTACCGCCTATCAGGATCGAATGCGTGAGCTCTATGAGAGCAATCGAATCCGTTTTGTGCTGGTTTTCAAAAACTACGGCCCAGCTGCCGGCGCCAGTATTCGCCACACCCACAGCCAGATTATTGCAATGCCGGTGGTGCCACAGAATGTCCATGATGAGGTGATAAACAGTGCCGCTCACTACCAAAAATATCATCAATGCATATTCTGCACCCTGATTGATGAGGCCCTTACCTTCGAGACCACAATATATGACCGTCACTCAGGCGAGGTTCGCAGAAAAATAAATGTAGGGCAGTATGTAGTCGACAGATCAGACCACTTTATTGCCATCAAGCCATTTGCCAGCCGCTTCGAGTGGGAAGTCCATATTCTGCCACTGGTTCATCAAAGCGATTACCTGAACACCTCCGCAGAAGAGCTGGCAGACTTTGCAAAAATTGTAAAACGGACCATGCAGCGACTGGATGCAGTTCTGGGCGGGGTACAGTACAACTACTTCCTCCACTCCATTCCTCACAATGAAGATTGTGAGAGCTGTCACGCAAGCTTCCACTGGCATCTTGAGATCGTTCCCCGCACCAGTATCCCTACCGGATTTGAGTTGGGGTCAGGACTCTTTGTAAACACCATTAGTCCCGAGCAGGCTGCCGAGCAGCTACGTAACACAGTAGTGGAGTAAGGAGCCCACAAAGGAGCCTGCGGAGATTGCAAATCTTGTCTGATTCAAAGAGAATTACGCCCCTCTAATATAGGCCTGAAAATAACAAAATGACTACAACAACCAAGATGAGTGATGAAGAGTGCCGTTTTTGCAATGCCAGCCCCACCCGACGTATCTTGATCGAAGGAAAATACGGTTTTGCAGCACTGGATCGCCCCCCCGTCAATGATGGCCATTTTCTGGTTATACCCTACCGCCACTTTCCAGATTACTTTGAGATAGGTGATGAGGAGCGTGAAGATCTATGGTCACTCGTAGCTCAGGGGAAAAAAATAGTTGACGAAAAGTACAATCCAGATGGCTACAATATCGGCATCAATGTAGGCGAGTCTGCTGGCCAATCAGTCCCTCACCTTCATATCCACGTTATTCCACGCTATAAAGGTGATGTAGAAAATCCCAAGGGCGGGGTTCGCGGAGTTGTCCCTAAACGAAAACTATATACCCTTCAACCCGATTAACTAAGTCACTTCGTGACCCAATCAGATCTCAAGACAAAAAAAGCCCAGCTCACTGAGCTGGGCTCTTTTATTTGTACTCTGTAAACGGTGTTACGGAGTTTTTGGAGTCTCGTATGGGACCTCTGTCTGGAATGACTCCCAGATGGTCTCATAACCAACAAAGCCCTGCTCGGTTGGCTCTTTCTGGCGGGTTGTCAGGAAACGGCTATGCCCCGTAGGGACAGTTGGTTTTGTTTTTTCTTCGCTCATAAATCACCTCTTGTCTAAAAAACACAGGATGGCCACCACAAGGGATTGCAGCTTCAAACCATCTTGAATTGTTATAAAAAAAATCCTCTATCATTAAACTGGCACAACTTATAACACCTTAAGGTACCGTTCTGTTACTCGGTCAATTCTACCATATTCTCAATTTCTGGCTCAGGCTCAATCGGGCCACCCAGTTCGATCTCCTCCTCTGTCGCATCACGCACAGTGAGAATCTCGAGCTTAAAGAGAAGATCCCGGCCACAAAGTGGATTATTGCCATCAATGGTCACACTCTTCTCATCAACCCGGGTCACCAGAAAGTTTTTTGTCTCCCCTTTATCATTCTCCATGATAATGGTGGTGCCAACCTCACGGTAATCTTCCGGCACATTCTCCAGATGATCGGTAATCACCAGGGACTCATCACGTTCACCATAGAGCAAGTCACCTTCAATTGGCACCTCAATGACCTCACCACTAGAGCGCCCCTCCAATGCCTCCATAATGGGGCCAGAGAGAATCTCGTTGCGTCCATGAACATAACCGACGGGAAATTCCACAGCAGTCAATTCTGCACCGCTCTTCTGATCCAAAACCTGGTAGGTCAGTTCAACCAGCTTATTTTCCTGAACAGTCTCACTCATAACGTTCTACACCACTAGAAAATGGAGGCGCTAAAGATTTTTACATCATCCTTTTCGTAACCCAGCACCATTCTACCGAGCCACTCTCCATCCTTCTCGGTGCTTCGCACCCGGAACAGAACAGTGACATGTTCGCCACGACGGATCATCCCCAGGTAGTCTGACTCCTCTGAGAGGTTTCTTGCCAGTTGACTCTTGGCAAACTGCTTTCCAACCTCTATCTCATTGAGACCCTGCAAGAGCTCATAAGAGAAGTGGCGGGTAAACATGCCGTACTCACCTTCATTGGAATACTTAATCAAGTCATGCCACATGGGAAGGCCAGCTTCCAGAATCTCCTCGTCACTATTGTCGATAATATTCATTCAAAAATCCTGAATTTCCCACTTTATAATCAAACTATCCTCGAACAGGTCCAATAAAAAAGATCAACAGACGAACATTTACACATTCGAATGTTGATCCTTTATTGAACCGATCCAACAAGGATCAGACTAGCTCTCTCCAGACTTTATATCTGCAAGAGCCTTATCCTCGATATCTCCAACCAGGTGATACAGTGGAGCTTTCTCCATAGTATATGCACCAGTCTTCGGATCACGACGAGATACTGTCAGAACATGCCAGTTCTTGTCATCTACCTTCA from Candidatus Thiopontia autotrophica carries:
- a CDS encoding PD-(D/E)XK nuclease family protein is translated as MNLTLTATARQARYLRDRWGDDQLQRGVAVWETPAILSVSAWIREQWDRQLQRGADLPHLLSAEQERVVWRQTIPHELLGEESFLRKGDLVEHAIVANQIFNRWRERGAGLPIDSHVDEQELFRRWQLQFKEYCERHDLLEHARIAEWLRELLFDGGMEILPETVSIYGASQFSRSERQIIEQLNELGCEVREEGGVSISSVVVKSSLPSESEEEVAVAYWLRDYLQDNPGHKVAVVVPGLYGRRNRLERLFGFILMPETRVRSLSNNLLPYRFSSGPSLLQDPRINTAMQLMELAGRGLPLQEAASLLRSPWLLQGAEIEVRSILELRLRHWRNPEVSLATLIRLFEQESVDGGIYATRFLGALRALEGLWLSEARLTTTEWAGNFSRVLAFFEWAENGEKSDIALAAYNSWRDGLDRFSSIGDFTGVISFSAAILEFRQILARMDIQYDQAVDAAVEIVTPEEARGVGYDALWVMGMDDRSWPARRELSPFLSLEWQRGQVPMAACGNNLKIAEEMVAGFSVAADKVFFSFAESSEGEGGEESLRATSMVGDVPFMDYQSLGLKTTVEKWWLDSDNISLEEIDEGALSLQYGSRVRGGSSILANQSQCPFRAFVRHRLQAESVEREQLGLDPRERGTLVHNLLERCWQQLGLSSIKLKQIDEQVLRSLVAAVAEETVEKFRHSRKDRMGDDFAANEAARLSRLAMRFLQLDRGRVAEFRIEEMEQLHTIALDGITISVKMDRVDRLEDGRRVLIDYKSGKVSSASWQGERPEEPQLPLYTTLLDDVAAVLFGQVQVGEVAYKGEQEDESLLKGADGKGRGGRRKVVVSGGWGEQIGQWRAVVTDLAVEFREGVATVDPLKGKNSCQYCGLESLCRVEYEVAEK
- a CDS encoding DUF4931 domain-containing protein, with translation MSTNPDDKGQIREIRINPIVPSESVLVATARSMRPVTEEEQAPRDTRSHVESCPFCSGNEERTPPAIATYPNEDEWEIRVVENLFPVLGKASDETQANLNFGLQSAIEGYGHHEVMIDHNNHGAVVNDMSEEHLTMLFTAYQDRMRELYESNRIRFVLVFKNYGPAAGASIRHTHSQIIAMPVVPQNVHDEVINSAAHYQKYHQCIFCTLIDEALTFETTIYDRHSGEVRRKINVGQYVVDRSDHFIAIKPFASRFEWEVHILPLVHQSDYLNTSAEELADFAKIVKRTMQRLDAVLGGVQYNYFLHSIPHNEDCESCHASFHWHLEIVPRTSIPTGFELGSGLFVNTISPEQAAEQLRNTVVE
- a CDS encoding HIT domain-containing protein gives rise to the protein MSDEECRFCNASPTRRILIEGKYGFAALDRPPVNDGHFLVIPYRHFPDYFEIGDEEREDLWSLVAQGKKIVDEKYNPDGYNIGINVGESAGQSVPHLHIHVIPRYKGDVENPKGGVRGVVPKRKLYTLQPD
- a CDS encoding peptidylprolyl isomerase; the protein is MSETVQENKLVELTYQVLDQKSGAELTAVEFPVGYVHGRNEILSGPIMEALEGRSSGEVIEVPIEGDLLYGERDESLVITDHLENVPEDYREVGTTIIMENDKGETKNFLVTRVDEKSVTIDGNNPLCGRDLLFKLEILTVRDATEEEIELGGPIEPEPEIENMVELTE